GCGGATAGGGGGATTCGCCAAAGTTCAGCCAGAATGTTCTCTGAATTCCAAAAAACTCATGACCATACAGATAGGCAATCGCCCAGGTCGTTGTTATAGCCAGACCAACAAATCCGAAGAAAACAAACATATGGGTTTTGGATCTGTCATTGGTTACTTCGCATTGCTCAAACCGTTTATGGGTCATAAATTCAAAGACCGTCTCAAGGATCATGGCGATCATGGGGCCCTTTACCTTCTTCTGCCAGGGGTTTGAACTCACCTCGATATTCTTTGTGAGATCCTTCCAGTATTTCGTCACTCCCATAAAAAAGCCGAAAACGGCAAAAAGCGCTGCAGCGCTGAAAATAACATCAATATACGGGACTCTCATGAATTTCTCGGCATACACAATCTCGCCTTCAGGAAAGAAGGAGTTGCCCTGAATCATAAGTGCCGCAAAAAAAATAATAATCGGAACTGCGAGAAGACCGAGCAGCGCCTTGGGGCTCGCAACAGCCTTGCCCATGAAGCCAGGTGTTGCATAATGCTCTATGCTCAGCTTTCTGACCGCACCCAGCACTTCGCCTGGTTTTGCGCCTCTTGGACAGTATGCAGTACAGTCGCTGCACTGGTGGCAGAGCCAGACATCCGGATTGCTGATAAGACGGTCCTTAAGCCCCCACTGCGCTGCGATCATCTCTTTTCTCGGAAAGGGATTGTCTTCCGGCGTAACATTGCATACCACGGAGCAGGTTGCACACTGGAAACACTTCTTTACTGATTCGCCGCCTGCAGCGATGATATCGTTTATGAAATTGACATCAGGTTTTATAATCTGCTCTGCCATATATTTCTTCCTCCTGTAAATGCGTTTTTAGAAACCCTTGAACGGATTGGGGCCCACTTCATCGATTCTCTTCATAAAGTCATCGATCATTGCGGGCAGCTTGTCATACTCGGATATGGCCACCTGCATAAGCTGGCACCGGTCTGCCTCAAGCTGGAGTTTGCTGAGCGTCTCCTGGAGCTTTTCGAAGCGATAATTTGCGAGTTCGCTGCCTTTTACAAAATGGCACTGATAATTCTCGCCATATTTGCAGCCAAGCAGGATCAGACCGTCAATACCTCTTGACAGGGCGTCCGTAACCCAGACCAGGTTGGTAGAGCCGAGACACCTGACCGGTATGATCCTGACCGAAGGATGAAGCTTCATCTTCTTTATGGCTGCGCTGTCGAGTGCGGGGTACGCATCGTTTTCGCATGCCAGGACAATGACGCGGTACCCTTCATCAGGGACGTCAATACCCTTTATCATAGATCCAACGATATCAACACTGAAATCCTTGAACGATACAATCCTTTCAGGGCATGCACCCATGCATGTGCCGCAGCGTCTGCAGCGGTTAAGGTTGTATTTCGGGATACCCTTCTCGTCTTCGTCGATAGCGCCGAAAGGACACTCTTCAGTGCAGCGCTTGCAGGCTGTACACTTGATCAGCATTGGATCAGGGAATGTGGTATCCCATGCCCTTGGATGAACTGCCATGCCTTTTGCCACATGCTCAACGCACTGGATTGCCTTCAGCGCGGCACCCGCTGCATCATCAGCAGCGTCAGACATGGTCATCGGCTGCTTAACGCATCCCGCAGTATAAATACCAGTTCTTCTGGTCTCGTATTGGAAGCAGATAAAATTGGAATCTGCAAATCCGTATGCTCCTTCAAGCGTCGGGATCTCTGGCCCCTGGCGATAGGTAAGGTTCAATATAGAATCGGGTTTCGGCGTTTCCTCAAGAAAGGCCTTCTTCGCGTCGTCGCCTTTCTTGCCGACCGCGGTAAGCGCATCATAGTATTCCTGGGTAGCTCTTGTTGCAGGCACAATGCCGGTCGCCAGCACAACAAGGTCAGCTTCGACCTTTATCTTTTCGCCAAGCAGAGTATTTTCGGCCTCCACAAAGAGGTTGCCGTTTCCGGCATCAGTAATCGCCGTTACATCACCCTTGGTCAGGAGCACCCCGGGGTCGTTCTGCATATTTTTATAAAAGAGCTCGGTCTGACCCGGGGTCCTGATATCTTTATAGAAAATCATCGCAACAGCGTCGCTGCTCTTTTCTCTCACATATTTTGCCTGCTTGAGTGACGTGCCGCAGCAAAAGGAAGAACAGTAAGGAAGATGATCAGCGTCTCTGGACCCTGCGCACTGGATAAAGGCCACATTCTTTGCCTCTTTGCCGTCAGAAGGTCTGGTGATCTTGCCCTTCTTTGCAAGCTCTTCCATCTGTACGTTGGTGATAACATTCGGATGGCCGTAGCCGAGATGTCCAAGCTTTGTGGCATCATAGGGCTTCCAGCCTGCTGCCATGACAAAGGCACCGACCTTGATCGTCTGGCTGGTGCTGTTTGTCTTCAGCGTCACATCGAAGAGTCCTGGCTGGCCGTCAGTCTTTTCCACAATGGTTGACTTATATATCGTAATGTCAGGGTGAGCTTCCAGTTCCTTGATCTTATCGAAAATCCTCGGCTCATCAAGTTTATCATAAGGGTAAACCCGCGGCGTTTCCTTATAGAGCTTTGCTGACCAGCCGCCAAGTTCCGCCTCTTTTTCGACGAGAATAACCTTGTATCCGGCATTAGCAGCCTCAAGCGCTGCGGTGATGCCGGTGATGCCGCCGCCGACCACCATAATGGTATTGCTCAGGTCCTCAAGAATATTCGGCGTCGGCACATCGCCCTTCTGCACCTTGATAACGCCCATCTTCATATAGTCTTCGGCTACAGACTGTGTGTCTTCGGTCTGTGGCTCCATGGTCCATGCAATGAACTCTCTGAGACTTACCCGTTCCGTGATCGTGCCGGGGAAATCGAACTCCTCGAACTTTACACGAGGAGAGCAGGCCCCGACAACAATGCAGTTCGTACCCTCTTTGATGTCATTATTTATCATTTCAAGACCGGCCGGGCCGCAGAGTATGTCGTGTTCCTTGACAGCCTCGGCAGGAACCTTTGCGCCGCCGGCTGTGGCCTTTTTCAGTTCATCCACATTGATGGCTTCCCCGATGCCGCAGCCTTTACATATATATACGCCGATTTTCTTTTCCATTCTGAATCCTACCTCCTTGCGCTCTGAATGCTTTTTATTGCGACTCCTGTTGCATCCTGCACTGACCGGGCAACGTCAACAGGACTCTTGAGCGTTCCGACTGCGTACATACCCTTTTTCAGGGAAGCTGCAGCAACAAAACCATCAGGCGTGTATGAGATGTCTCCCGGTATTTTTGCAGTCTTGGTCGAGGGGACCATGCCTGCAGCTAGCACGACCATATCGAACTTCACCTTGATCTTCTTGCCGGCCATGATGTCTTCAACTTCGACAATCAAATCCTTTGTCTCCGGATCTTCCGTAATGCCCGCGACCTTCCCCTTGGTGAAGGAGACATTCGGATCTTCCTTGACCTTCCAGTAAAACTGCTCGTATCGGCCCGGCGTTCTCAGGTCTATGTAGAAGATCCTGGCCTTGGAATCCTTATACTGCTCCCTGAGGTATGTTGCCTGCTTCATGGATGCCATACAGCAGATATAGGAGCAATACGGCAGGTGGTTCTCGTCGCGTGAACCGGCACACTGCACAAATGCTATGTTCTTAGCCGGCTTGTTGTCTGAAGGCCGGAGGATCTTTCCGCCTGTCGGGCCATTGGGCGATGCAAGCCTCTCCATCTGCATATTGGAAATAACATTGGCAAGTTTGCCGCCACCGAGATTATCGAGCTTTGAAATATCATAGATATCCCAGCCGGTTGCCATTACAATCGATCCCACATTTACGTTAAGAGTCTGAGGTTTCATATCAAGCTCTATAGCACCATACTTGCATGCCTCAGCACATTTACCACAGGATGCACCCTTGCAGTTCTTTTCATCGATCGCATAGAGAAATGGAAATGCCTGGTTATGGGTAATGTAGGCCGCCTTCGTCTTATTCAGGCCAAAGTTGAAGTCGTTGGACATTTCTACCGGGCAGGCCTCTGCGCAGGCATTACATCCGACGCACTTGTCATTAACAAACCGCGGGCTCAACTTGATCGTTACATCATAGTTGCCTTCCTGGCCGGAGATCTTCTCGACCTCTGCAAGTGTATAGAATGTTATGTCGCCACTGTTTTTTACTCTCTTATAGTTCATTTCAAGGCCGCAATTGGGGGGGCAGAGCTTCGGGAAATACTTGTTCAGTTGAGTAACTCTTCCGCCAAAGTACGGCGTTTTCTCTACAATGATAACCTCGAAACCGGCCTCA
This genomic stretch from Nitrospirota bacterium harbors:
- the qmoC gene encoding quinone-interacting membrane-bound oxidoreductase complex subunit QmoC; protein product: MAEQIIKPDVNFINDIIAAGGESVKKCFQCATCSVVCNVTPEDNPFPRKEMIAAQWGLKDRLISNPDVWLCHQCSDCTAYCPRGAKPGEVLGAVRKLSIEHYATPGFMGKAVASPKALLGLLAVPIIIFFAALMIQGNSFFPEGEIVYAEKFMRVPYIDVIFSAAALFAVFGFFMGVTKYWKDLTKNIEVSSNPWQKKVKGPMIAMILETVFEFMTHKRFEQCEVTNDRSKTHMFVFFGFVGLAITTTWAIAYLYGHEFFGIQRTFWLNFGESPYPLYDPMKILGNISAVVLLAGILQVITNRRKNAEKAGQGSYYDWLFISVITSIVVTGILSEVLRLTHVRMAAYPVYFIHLVSVFFLFAYAPFSKMAHMVYRTTALVYAKYSGREMKRV
- a CDS encoding FAD-dependent oxidoreductase, encoding MEKKIGVYICKGCGIGEAINVDELKKATAGGAKVPAEAVKEHDILCGPAGLEMINNDIKEGTNCIVVGACSPRVKFEEFDFPGTITERVSLREFIAWTMEPQTEDTQSVAEDYMKMGVIKVQKGDVPTPNILEDLSNTIMVVGGGITGITAALEAANAGYKVILVEKEAELGGWSAKLYKETPRVYPYDKLDEPRIFDKIKELEAHPDITIYKSTIVEKTDGQPGLFDVTLKTNSTSQTIKVGAFVMAAGWKPYDATKLGHLGYGHPNVITNVQMEELAKKGKITRPSDGKEAKNVAFIQCAGSRDADHLPYCSSFCCGTSLKQAKYVREKSSDAVAMIFYKDIRTPGQTELFYKNMQNDPGVLLTKGDVTAITDAGNGNLFVEAENTLLGEKIKVEADLVVLATGIVPATRATQEYYDALTAVGKKGDDAKKAFLEETPKPDSILNLTYRQGPEIPTLEGAYGFADSNFICFQYETRRTGIYTAGCVKQPMTMSDAADDAAGAALKAIQCVEHVAKGMAVHPRAWDTTFPDPMLIKCTACKRCTEECPFGAIDEDEKGIPKYNLNRCRRCGTCMGACPERIVSFKDFSVDIVGSMIKGIDVPDEGYRVIVLACENDAYPALDSAAIKKMKLHPSVRIIPVRCLGSTNLVWVTDALSRGIDGLILLGCKYGENYQCHFVKGSELANYRFEKLQETLSKLQLEADRCQLMQVAISEYDKLPAMIDDFMKRIDEVGPNPFKGF
- a CDS encoding CoB--CoM heterodisulfide reductase iron-sulfur subunit A family protein, which produces MTEHKKVLVIGGGFSGLTAAVETAEAGFEVIIVEKTPYFGGRVTQLNKYFPKLCPPNCGLEMNYKRVKNSGDITFYTLAEVEKISGQEGNYDVTIKLSPRFVNDKCVGCNACAEACPVEMSNDFNFGLNKTKAAYITHNQAFPFLYAIDEKNCKGASCGKCAEACKYGAIELDMKPQTLNVNVGSIVMATGWDIYDISKLDNLGGGKLANVISNMQMERLASPNGPTGGKILRPSDNKPAKNIAFVQCAGSRDENHLPYCSYICCMASMKQATYLREQYKDSKARIFYIDLRTPGRYEQFYWKVKEDPNVSFTKGKVAGITEDPETKDLIVEVEDIMAGKKIKVKFDMVVLAAGMVPSTKTAKIPGDISYTPDGFVAAASLKKGMYAVGTLKSPVDVARSVQDATGVAIKSIQSARR